One Sulfurimonas sp. HSL-3221 genomic window, CTTTTTTTACCCGTTCGATCGGTGTCATTTCTCTCCCTAACAATGCTCCGGTATCCATCGTTGTTTTGTGAATGCCGTATATAATAGTTGCAATTATAGCCAATAAAAATTTTTCGCAAATTTCTCCCCCAAACCCTTGACATTCCGGTACAGATTGCCTATAATTTCGGCCTCAACTGACACAGAGCAGTTGCAGAAACGGACTGGGGTATCGCCAAGCGGTAAGGCACTTGGTTTTGGTCCAAGCATTCGGGGGTTCGAATCCCTCTACCCCATCCACCTTTTCATAACGATCGCGGGATAGAGCAGTTCGGTAGCTCGTCGGGCTCATAACCCGAAGGTCACAGGTTCAAATCCTGTTCCCGCAACCAATCGAAACCTTCAACTCAAAAATCAAACTTTTTTTCCAAAACGAGCTCTTATCTGATCTTTCCAAATTTCACTTCACGCTGTGCGTCGCCACCTCCCTGACCATTCGGCTGAAACCGGACGTCATGAAATAGCCGTGCACGTAGGTCTTGACCTTCGAAGGCGTCAACGCCCCGGCAAGTTCCGGGGTCTCCGCATCGGGAAGCACGATGTATTCCATCCCCAGGCGCCGGCACGCCTCGGCTTCGCTCAATACCAGCTCCCGCACGAACGGCGTCTCCGGATTCAAGACGGAAACCACGCGCCGGATCCCGTTGTGGCGCTGCAGCCGCTCCAACGCCGCCGGGTCCGGGTAAGGGCCTGCGTAAAGATTCGTGCCGACGAAATAGACGCTCCCCTTAAAGGGCTGCAGCGGGTTGGCATACGCTTCGACCTTGTCGAAATGTGTCAGTACCATCAGGAAGTAGTAGCTTAAAAACGTCAGCAGCAACAAGAAGCGCACGCTCCAGAAGCGGAAGTTCTCAAACCGTTTCAAATCGACTTCCTTTTGATCTGTCCCCAGGAGCGGTTAAAGAAGTTGAACGTAGCGAGGAACCCCTCCACTTTGAGAATCGGCCGGTAAAAGAACGGTTCCAGGAAACTCAGCACCAGCAGCCGATAGATATCCTTCAACTTCGTGAAACGGCGCTTGACGAACATGTCTAAAGAGAGGGCGCCGATATTGAGGACGGTTCCCCAGGTGAACTCCAGCAGGAAGAAGACCACGAGCGCCTCCTTGTTCAGCAGGCCGAAAACGTAAAGCGTGATGATGGAGACGAGGCCCAGGAAGGTCACCAGCGGCGCGACCCCCTCGATCAACAGGTAATAGGGCATTGCGAGCATTCCCACCTTGCCGTATTTCGGATTGAAAACCATGTCCCGGTTGTAGTAGAGGGTTTCGATCAATCCCCGGTGCCAGCGGTTGCGCTGACGCAGAAGCGATTTGTAATCGGTGGGCACCTGCGTCCAGCACATCGTGTCGGGGAGGAAGCGGACGGTATGGTCGATGCCGTGGTCGTAGCAGTGGCGATGCATGCGCACCAGCAGATCGAAATCCTCCCCCACCGTGTGGCGGTAGCCGCCGATGGAGAGGACCATGTCTTTGCGGAAAACGCCGAAGGCGCCGGAGATGATCAGCAAGGCGCCGAAACGTTCCCAGGCGATCCTGCCCGCCAGAAAGCCCCGGGTGTATTCGAGCACCTGAAAGGCCTCGATCTGCGTGTTCGGCACCGCGCGGCGCAAGACGTGCTTCTCGACGACGTCGCAGCCGTTCATCACGTTGACCCTGCCGCCGATAGCCACCAGCCTCCTGTCGAGGGAGAAAAGAACGATGCTCCGGAGAATCGCGTCAAACTCCAGCAGCGAGTCCGCGTCCACACTGCAAAAGAGCGGATACCGCGAGACGTTGATGCCGCAGTTGAGCGCATCCGCTTTCCCGCCGTTGCCTTTGTCGACGACGATCAGGTTCGGATAGTCCGGCGAGGTATAGGTCTGCCGGATCGCCTCGTGGGGGACGTTCAGGCGTACGGGAACGTTGCTCGGTTCCAGGGCGAACTCCTCTTTGAGGCGCGTCAGCGTGCCGTCGGTTGAGCCGTCATTGATAACGATGATCTCATACTCGGGAAAATGCAGCTTCAAAAAGGAGTGGACCGAGGCCGTGATCGTCTTCTCTTCGTTGAACGCCGGAACCAGGAGCGATATCGGACGGTAGTTGTTCGAGTTGATGATCCGGCTGACGATGACGTTCTTGGCCGAGAAAAAATAGCCCATGATCTGTTTGAGCGAGATCAGGATAAACACCGTCGTCGTCATGTTCGTCATCACCAGGAACATCAGGTAGAGCACCTGAAGCAGCAGAAAAAGATAGATCAGGTATTCACTCATCGCCGTACTCCAACACCGGGCAGAAGGCGTTCAGGCCGTCAAGGAAAAAGGCATCGTTGATTTTGCCGGGGGCTTTGCGCGTGACGATCTCCAGGATCTCCGCGCGCCCGAAACCGTGTTTTTTGCACGTTTCGAAGATGTTGCGCCTGACGTAGTAGTTTTCGTCGAAAAAGTAGACGTAAAGAAAAGCCAGCGCGTCTCTGCCGCAGAGGTCGAGCCCGGTCCTGGAGCAGACGATGCGGGTCACGGGGTCGTGACTTTGATAGTACGCCGCGATCACGTCGCACTCCATGGCCCCGATCTTGTGAAAACTGCGGATATAGGTGATGACGAACTGTTCATCCTCCCGGTAGCGTTCGAACAGGCTTTTGAGCAGCGGGGCGTACGCCGGGTTCTTCGTGTCCCCCATCGCCGCGACGACGCTGCGGACCATCACCATCGGCGCGGCGCGGAACAGCACCCCGTTCAGAAACACCTCGAGTTCCCGGTACGGGATGTTTACGAGCGCCTGCATATAGACGAATTCGCTGAACTTCAGGCTGATCCCCCTGTTGTATGCCCCCTGCAGCACATCCGTGATGTGTTCGAGGTCTTCGTCCGTTTCGGCGAGCTTCGCAAAACCGTACACGGAGTACACCATCATCTCGAACTCGGTATGCTTCTGGATCATCCGCTCGAAAAAAGATTTCAGACGCGGCGAATAGAGGAAGAGCATCTTCGTGAAAAAGAACTTCTTTTTCACCTCCGACCAGCTGGTGCGGTAACGGTGAAGCAGGTAGGTATCGACCTCCATTTTCATGGCAAGGTCGCGCGTCTTTCTCCGCTCCTCGACGGGGAGAAAACTGTTGACCTCGGTCAAGGCGTCGGCGAGGGCATAGTAATCGAGCCTGCCGTTCACCGCGAGTTCGTTCCGCCCCGATGCAAGGTAGCGGTTGATCTGCGGAACATACTGCTCTTTGCGCAGCAGCACGATGTGCCTTCTGCGTTCGATAGAGTACTGCGAAACCGACAAGACGATGAGCAGAACGACCGCGCTCAGGAAAAACACGATTGTCACGTCCCAGACGAGCGGGAGCTTATCGGTCAGAAACGTCAGCCAAATCTGCAGTATATTTTCCGGCATCACCAGTACCTTTTGACGTAGAGGCTCGCGCCCCGGCGATCGAATGTCGCGGTATCAGTGCGGTAATGGTCATAAAAGAGGGCCGCGCCCACCATCCATGCCGGCGTCAGCCGGTAGCTCCCCTCCCCCCGGTACATGTCCGCGTCCGTATGGCTGAACACATTGCCGATGTCGACCTTTTCCGACGAGGAGGCCCGTGTATAGGAGAGCATGGCCTCCCAGCGGCAGGCGCTTTCGTATTTCAGCAGATTCAGCAGCGCGTAACTGCCGCTCTCGGGAATCCAGTAGAACTTCTGGTTCCAGGTGTAACGGTCGCCGAAATAGAGGGAGTACTCCGGCACCAGCAGATGCGTATCGGCATCTTTATAGTGGCTGTAGACGTACCCCATGCCGAACTCAAAATGCCCAAACCCTTTGTACAGGTGCCCCCCGAGGCTGTACCGGGGGAGAAAATCCGCATCCGGCGCGGCGGAAAATGAGAGGTAGCCCCATGTCCCGTTCCCGAAGGCGTCATAAAGCTCTCCGCGCACATTCGTGTCGTAGAGGCCGTAGCGCCAGACCCGCTCAGCCGCAGCGACGAGCACACTGCGTGCGATCGGCACTTCGACGCCGACGTAGACCCGCCCGTCGTCGTCCCTGTTGTCGCTGTAGCCGGCGAGCTCCGTTCCGGCCTCGAACGCGTGGACCCGGGTGCGGCAGTAGAGCTGCGGGTAGGTTTTGCGGAACGTCTCCTGCACCTGCCCGTCCAACGCCGACACGGCGGCCCCCGCTTTGGTTTTTTCATGCAGCTGCAGCAGCACCGTGACATACAGCCGTGTCGTTTCCAGGTCTCCGGGCTGCTCCGCGACCAGCGTTTCAAGCAGCGCTTCGGCTTTGCCCGGCTCTCCCGCTTCCACATAGAGCGCCGCCAGTTTTTTGCCCGCTTCGCGATTCGCATTGCGTGTATAACTTTGCTGCAAACGTTCGGCGGCTTCGGTGTATTTTTCCTGCCAGCGCAGCAGGTCCGTCAGGATCGCCTCCGCCTCCGCACTCGCGGGGTAGCGCTCCAAAAGCGCGCGGTCGGCGGCTTCCGCTTTGGGCAACTCCCCCAGCCTGATCAGTGCGCGGACCCGGAGGAGCATGACATCGTAGGCGTTCCTGACCGCTTCGGGTTCGCCGTCGATCAGCGCCGGCACCTCCGCGGGCGCCTTCTCCAGGAGTGCCTCGCCCTTCTCGAGCAGCAGGGTCGTCCGCACCTGCAGGTAGACCCGGTCGTTTCCGTAGGCCGGATCGAGCGACACGAGTTTCCCGAACTGCGTGGCCGCTTCCCCGGTGCGTCCCGACCAGAAGAGCAGCGTCGCGTACTGTTTCAACACGGCCCCGTCGCCGGGAAATGCTTCGGCCAGCATACGCGAGGCCTCGCAGGCCGCCGGCGCGCCCTGCGCGCGGGCCGTTTCATACAGGTGGTCGATGAAAAGCTGCCTGATCTTGGCAGGATCGTCTTTCACCGTTTCAAAACCACCGACGCCGAGCGCTGCTGCCATCTGCCGGATGTCGGCGTCGCTGCTGCCGACAAGGCAGCGCACCGTGTAATCCCCCGCCTCCGCGTAGGTCACGCAGTAGGGCGCGAGACCGGCCGAGAGATGCGCCCTTGCCCCCTCCGCTTCCAATGCCGTATCAAAAAAACCGAGTCTCGCCGAGAATATCTCCGCCGACAGACAGACCGGCAGCAGTATCCACGGCAGCAAAGAGCGTTTCATACTTTATGACCACATTCTTTCATATTTTTTTATCATACACTGCATGATACGGTATGCTACCTAAAGTGTTGATTCACCACGTTAAAAAACAATATTATTACGTTTCTTCTGCATCATCGTTTTTCAGGCACAACACTTCACACAGATGAAAAATAGGCAGAAAACAGGGTGTGCCTGCAAAGAGGATGGGAACGGTATCAAAAGAGAGAGGGGGATAGTTGCTTGCCAGGACGGCGGGACGTCCCGAAGCGATTAGAACTGTTTGGCGTAGACGGCAACGGCGATCAGACCGACATAGACCATTGCCATGAAGTTGAACTTCGTACGAAAATAGTTGTCCAAAGCGTGCATCGTTTCTCCTTGTGCCTTGATTGTCACTCTTATTGCAATTATGGTTCCGGACAGGATTCGCCGTTTTCGGAGGAGCAGCTGTTGTCGATGGGCGTGCCCAGCGGCGTGTTGATGATCCCTTCGATTTTCGCCTGGTCGAAGCCGCACATGCGGTGGCCGTTGACGCTGATAAGGGGACGGCGGATAAGAATGGGGTCTTGCAGCAGCATGGAAAGGGCCGCTTCGGCGTTGTAAGCCGTGGGGTCGACCCGCCCCTCTTTGACAGCGGGGGCGTTGGGGTTGAACCACTCGGCCACGGGACGTTCGTCCAGGTAGGTCTTCAGCTCTTCCGGGCTCATACTGAGCGCCAGCAGGTCCTGCACAATGAGCGTGCATCCCGCCTTGTAGAGCAGCTTCTTCTGACGCGCGTTGGTGGCGCAGCCCGGTTTTTCGTAAAAGAGGACCAGCGTCATCCCAGCTCAACCATATCAATGGCTTTGTCGGTGAGGCAGTAGGTCGTCGTACCGTCATCGTCCTCGGTCATGCAGTGGTTCAGGCAGCCCGCATCCCACAGGGTCTCGATCGCTTCGTCGACAAGCTTCTGATCAAGCCCGAGGTAAAAAGCGATGTCCTCGGCTTCGTAGACGCTGTAGTTCTCCTCGTCGGCGAGGTTGTAGATCGCCTTCATCACGCTGCGGAGAATCCGCGTCTTGCTAATCGGTTCGGACATGTCCATACCAGTTTCGGACATCTCAACACTCTCTTCAGACATTTTTACTCCTTCAAAGCCGCTATCTGTTTTTGCAGTGCGATCCGCTGCAGCGGATGCAACTGCGTCTTTTCCACCCATGTCTCATACGCATCTGTATAGTGCGCTTTAAGCAGAGGATGCAAATTCTGTGCCTGCTTGCTCAGCGTCTCCAGGTAGGCCTTCGCCTCGTCGTATGTAAACTTCTTGACCGGCTGCAGGCGGCGTTTTACCCCGTCGACAAGCTTGTCGTCCAGGTGCGCTTCGGCCATTCCCAGGAAGCTCGTCGCGGCCCCCAGGTCGGCGTAATGTTCGTTCCAGATACGGCCGTTGATGACCTGGTCGCAGGCCATGTCGATAAAGACCGGCGCGTATTCGAGCACCTGCACCAATTCGGTAAAGTCGTTGTCGACCATGGCCCGGAAGAGCATCCGGCTCCGGTTGCGTACCTTGACGCGCAGGCGGTCGTTCGCGATGACGTCGGGGTGCAGCCGCGTGAAGCGTTCGTACGCCCCCAGGCGCGAGTGGTTGAAGGCCATAATGGAGACCATGACGTTTTTGTCGCTGACCTGCTCCGGGTGCGAACCGGAGGGGCGGTAGAAGGCCCACTCCAGACGCGCCTCATCATCCTCGTGGTAGAGGTAGAGCTCGTCGCCTCTTGTCTCGAAGTCCGGCTCATCCTTGAGGGCTTCGATCTCTTCCTTGTAACTCAGGTCGTACATATCTACTCCTCACGGTATCCGAACAAAGTCCGGATACCTGCGTTAACACTGGGTTTGCTTCGGCAGCAGGCCCACGCACCCTTGGCGCTTTGTCGCATTCCATGCTCCTGTTTCATTCCCATTACTATGCAGAGCACAGCTGATTTCCTCACAGATCAAAGTAGAAGACGTCGCCGTAGGGCTCAAAACGCTTCATGTTGCGCTTTTCGCTCACCAGGAACAGCGTCGGCAGGTGCGAGGCCTTTTCAATCTTGAAGAAACCGTCGCTGAGTACCATCAGCGTCGCCGCCGCCTCGTCCGCCGTATTGAGGTACTCCAGTACCGGTGCGAACTGCGTCCCGCCGTTGCCCTTCTCGAACGCCACTTCCGGTTTGAGCGCCTGGGCGTCGTAGGTGACGATCTTCTCCTTGTCGACCTCATCGTCGAAGGGGATGACCGTCACCTTGAAGTCCGTACTGAGGCGCAAAACCCCGTCGATGATACCGAGGAACTTCGAGAAGGTGTCTCGGCTGATACTCATGGAGCGGTCCAGCGCAATGTAGAGGTTGAGACGGTTGTTCTCCTGGCGGTATCCGGGCAGGTAGAGCTCCTGGTAGATGAAACGGCGGTTGGGGCGGGAGAAGTCGCTCTGCTTGTCGAAGAAGCTCTCCGTCATATAGGTGTGCAGGAGGGTCGCCAGGTCAATCTTGGGACGGGTGACTTCGCGGAT contains:
- a CDS encoding ArsC/Spx/MgsR family protein — its product is MTLVLFYEKPGCATNARQKKLLYKAGCTLIVQDLLALSMSPEELKTYLDERPVAEWFNPNAPAVKEGRVDPTAYNAEAALSMLLQDPILIRRPLISVNGHRMCGFDQAKIEGIINTPLGTPIDNSCSSENGESCPEP
- a CDS encoding YaiO family outer membrane beta-barrel protein, which gives rise to MKRSLLPWILLPVCLSAEIFSARLGFFDTALEAEGARAHLSAGLAPYCVTYAEAGDYTVRCLVGSSDADIRQMAAALGVGGFETVKDDPAKIRQLFIDHLYETARAQGAPAACEASRMLAEAFPGDGAVLKQYATLLFWSGRTGEAATQFGKLVSLDPAYGNDRVYLQVRTTLLLEKGEALLEKAPAEVPALIDGEPEAVRNAYDVMLLRVRALIRLGELPKAEAADRALLERYPASAEAEAILTDLLRWQEKYTEAAERLQQSYTRNANREAGKKLAALYVEAGEPGKAEALLETLVAEQPGDLETTRLYVTVLLQLHEKTKAGAAVSALDGQVQETFRKTYPQLYCRTRVHAFEAGTELAGYSDNRDDDGRVYVGVEVPIARSVLVAAAERVWRYGLYDTNVRGELYDAFGNGTWGYLSFSAAPDADFLPRYSLGGHLYKGFGHFEFGMGYVYSHYKDADTHLLVPEYSLYFGDRYTWNQKFYWIPESGSYALLNLLKYESACRWEAMLSYTRASSSEKVDIGNVFSHTDADMYRGEGSYRLTPAWMVGAALFYDHYRTDTATFDRRGASLYVKRYW
- a CDS encoding glycosyltransferase family 2 protein; translation: MSEYLIYLFLLLQVLYLMFLVMTNMTTTVFILISLKQIMGYFFSAKNVIVSRIINSNNYRPISLLVPAFNEEKTITASVHSFLKLHFPEYEIIVINDGSTDGTLTRLKEEFALEPSNVPVRLNVPHEAIRQTYTSPDYPNLIVVDKGNGGKADALNCGINVSRYPLFCSVDADSLLEFDAILRSIVLFSLDRRLVAIGGRVNVMNGCDVVEKHVLRRAVPNTQIEAFQVLEYTRGFLAGRIAWERFGALLIISGAFGVFRKDMVLSIGGYRHTVGEDFDLLVRMHRHCYDHGIDHTVRFLPDTMCWTQVPTDYKSLLRQRNRWHRGLIETLYYNRDMVFNPKYGKVGMLAMPYYLLIEGVAPLVTFLGLVSIITLYVFGLLNKEALVVFFLLEFTWGTVLNIGALSLDMFVKRRFTKLKDIYRLLVLSFLEPFFYRPILKVEGFLATFNFFNRSWGQIKRKSI